In Sphingomonas sp., a single window of DNA contains:
- a CDS encoding DUF1013 domain-containing protein, whose protein sequence is MPHATASWLVDNTSLSFEQIAEFCGLHILEVQAIADDTAATKLTGRDPVRAHELTMDEIEKGQANPNYALKMQKGPEQVRRTKGPRYTPVSKRQDKPDGIAWILRHHPEVSDGAIGKLIGTTRTTIAAIRDRTHWNIANIVPKDPVTLGLCSQRELDALVAKAAKAAGIEAPTDTRLEGDREALIEQLRAERYAASHVPDAQEAAPIEHTAESLFKH, encoded by the coding sequence ATGCCGCACGCGACCGCTTCCTGGCTGGTCGACAACACGTCGCTGTCGTTCGAGCAGATCGCCGAGTTCTGCGGTCTCCACATCCTCGAAGTGCAGGCGATCGCCGACGATACCGCCGCGACCAAGCTCACCGGCCGCGATCCGGTGCGCGCACACGAACTGACGATGGACGAGATCGAGAAGGGCCAGGCGAACCCCAATTACGCGCTCAAGATGCAGAAGGGCCCCGAACAGGTCCGCCGCACCAAGGGCCCGCGCTACACGCCGGTCTCGAAGCGCCAGGACAAGCCGGACGGCATCGCCTGGATCCTGCGCCACCATCCCGAGGTTTCGGACGGCGCGATCGGCAAGCTGATCGGCACCACGCGCACCACCATCGCCGCGATCCGTGACCGTACCCATTGGAACATCGCCAACATCGTGCCCAAGGACCCGGTGACGCTCGGCCTGTGCTCGCAGCGCGAGCTCGATGCGCTGGTGGCCAAGGCCGCCAAGGCCGCCGGCATCGAGGCACCGACCGATACCCGCCTCGAAGGGGACCGCGAGGCGCTGATCGAGCAGCTCCGCGCCGAGCGCTATGCCGCAAGCCATGTGCCCGATGCGCAGGAAGCCGCGCCGATCGAGCATACGGCGGAGAGCCTTTTCAAGCACTGA